A region of Athene noctua chromosome 10, bAthNoc1.hap1.1, whole genome shotgun sequence DNA encodes the following proteins:
- the KBTBD8 gene encoding kelch repeat and BTB domain-containing protein 8 yields MAALGEPSKFSQTLNGIPSSNAVSSGMDPFHACSILQQLKTMYDEGQLTDIVVEVDHGKTFSCHRNVLAAISPYFRSMFTSGLTESTQKEVRIVGVEAESMHLVLNYAYTSRVMLTEANVQALFTAASIFQIPSIQDQCAKYMISHLDPQNSIGVFIFADHYGHQELKDRSQDYIRKKFLSVTKEQEFLQLRKDQLISILNSDDLNIDKEEHVYDSIIRWFEHEQNKREVHLPEIFAKCIRMPLLEETFLEKIPPMFAQAMAKSCVQKGQHSANGYTQRLGMTASEMIICFDAAHKHSGKKQTVPCLDSVTGRVFKLCKPPNDLREVGILVSPDNDIYIAGGYRPSSSEVSIDHRAESDFWMYDHSGNRWIPKAPLLRARIGCKLVHCCGKLYAIGGRVYEGDGRNSLKSVECYDSRENCWTAVCPMPVAMEFHSAVEYKDNIYVLQGEFFLCYDPQKDYWGFLTPMTVPRIQGLATVYNDSIYYIAGTCGNHQRMFTVEAYDIEQNKWTRKKDFPCDQSINPYIKLVLLKNKLHLFVRATQVTVEEHVFRTSRKNSLYQYDEVTDQWQKVYETPDRLWDLGRHFECVVAKLYPQCLQKVI; encoded by the exons AACCAAGTAAGTTTTCACAAACACTGAACGGAATTCCTTCTTCAAACGCAGTCAGCAGCGGGATGGACCCCTTCCATGCTTGTAGTATTCTTCAACAGCTTAAAACCATGTATGATGAAGGACAGCTGACGGATATCGTAGTGGAAGTGGATCATGGGAAAACATTCTCCTGTCATAGGAATGTTCTTGCTGCAATCAGTCCTTATTTCAG atCTATGTTCACTAGCGGCCTTACAGAGAGTACCCAGAAGGAAGTTCGTATAGTTGGTGTTGAAGCAGAGTCAATGCATTTAGTATTGAACTATGCATATACCTCCAGAGTAATGCTGACAGAGGCCAACGTTCAAGCTTTGTTCACTGCAGCTAGTATCTTCCAGATCCCTTCCATACAAGACCAGTGTGCTAAATATATGATCAGTCATTTGGACCCACAGAACTCCATTGGGGTGTTTATCTTTGCTGATCACTATGGTCATCAGGAACTCAAAGACAGATCGCAAGACTACATTCGTAAAAAGTTTCTGAGTGTCACCAAAGAGCAAGAATTTCTTCAGTTGAGAAAAGACCAGCTGATAAGTATACTCAACAGTGATGATTTAAATATAGACAAAGAAGAACATGTTTATGACAGCATTATAAGGTGGTTTGAGCATGAACAAAATAAGAGAGAAGTGCACCTTCCAGAAATATTTGCCAAATGCATCCGTATGCCTCTGTTGGAAGAGACATTTTTAGAGAAAATCCCTCCCATGTTTGCACAGGCTATGGCCAAAAGCTGTGTACAAAAGGGACAACATAGTGCCAATGGCTATACACAACGGCTTGGAATGACCGCTTCTGAAATGATCATATGCTTTGATGCTGCCCACAAACACTCAGGAAAGAAGCAAACAGTGCCTTGTTTAGATTCGGTCACAGGGAGAGTGTTTAAACTATGCAAGCCACCAAATGACTTGAGGGAGGTTGGAATTCTTGTATCTCCTGATAATGATATTTATATTGCAGGTGGTTACAGACCAAGCAGCAGCGAGGTCTCCATTGACCACAGAGCAGAGAGTGATTTTTGGATGTATGATCACTCTGGCAATAGGTGGATTCCGAAAGCTCCTTTGTTGCGAGCCAGAATAGGCTGCAAATTGGTTCATTGCTGTGGTAAACTGTATGCAATAGGTGGTCGTGTTTATGAAGGAGATGGGCGAAACTCACTCAAGTCTGTGGAGTGTTATGACAGCCGAGAGAACTGTTGGACAGCTGTCTGTCCAATGCCTGTAGCAATGGAGTTTCATAGCGCTGTGGAATATAAGGATAACATCTATGTTTTACAGG gGGAATTTTTTCTCTGCTATGATCCTCAGAAGGATTACTGGGGATTTTTGACCCCAATGACTGTGCCTAGAATCCAAGGCTTGGCAACTGTATACAATGACTCCATCTACTACATAGCTGGAACCTGTGGAAACCATCAACGTATGTTTACCGTAGAGGCCTATGACATTGAACAAAATAAGTGGACTCGAAAAAAAGACTTCCCTTGTGATCAGTCCATTAATCCGTATATAAAACTTGTACTCCTCAAAAATAAACTCCATCTGTTTGTCAGAGCTACTCAAGTCACTGTTGAAGAACATGTTTTCAGAACCAGCAGGAAGAATTCACTCTACCAGTATGATGAGGTTACTGACCAATGGCAAAAAGTATACGAGACTCCAGATAGGCTCTGGGATTTAGGCCGGCATTTTGAATGTGTTGTTGCTAAATTGTATCCGCAGTGTCTTCAgaaagttatttaa